In Naumovozyma castellii chromosome 1, complete genome, one DNA window encodes the following:
- the TFG1 gene encoding transcription factor IIF subunit TFG1 (ancestral locus Anc_5.193): MDQSSKEDSPMVNGRAKPTGQRSQARADTAGGGGGSNRSPFIKRDRLKRNFLKSRMNSRRVVKKDDPELLEERERALLSSQTTSNSIDIKPNVKVKKEVSSNEEQFNEYPLRAVSKESLENMRTHLLKFQSKKRINPNESFHPPIRLHRKDTRNLQFQLTRAEIVQRQREIQEYKKKQLQPQQSQLQKASQTPNSVNTANQTPSVSATPAVVGSSTTNATPGLQTSAASATTDTTNQPPIVNGIVDGPTTTAPTAVASNGTEASTTAVPMITQLEEAGMAEDPTKVGMVKYDGKESELQEEATVDPFADVSPDGGGRAKRGNSRRKTRQLKVLDENAKKLRFEEFYPWVMEDYDGYNTWVGSYEAGNSDSYVLLSVEDDGSFTMIPADKVYKFTARNKYATLTIEEAEKRMDKKSGEVPRWLMKHLDNIGTTTTRYDRTKRRLKAVADQRNADEDEAHDDNSEVELDYDEEFADDEEAPIIDGNEQENKESEQRIKKEMLQANAMGLRDDEQLPDEEDADDLFNEKKIDEEGERIKKALQKTELAALYSSDDDEINPYLSESETENKEENEKIKKEDNENEGKEKLSRKSSPRKKSPSVTAPRLRVKSIKDCIIILKGSKKLLKNFPKGQWNPNVNKRKREESMGPETQIKEEPQANNASSISKSPLIKQEEPPSKKIKTEPTENGTIPLITEQDIIDAIGDGKVNVKEFGKGIRKKYPGPENKKLMFAIVKKLCRKVDNEHMELKK, encoded by the coding sequence ATGGATCAATCAAGTAAGGAAGATTCCCCTATGGTAAACGGCAGAGCTAAACCTACCGGTCAGCGTTCTCAGGCAAGAGCTGATACTGCTGGTGGTGGAGGTGGTTCGAATCGTTCGCCATTTATCAAGAGAGATAGATTAAAGAGAAACTTCTTAAAGAGTCGAATGAACTCTCGCCGTGTGGTAAAGAAGGATGATCCTGAACTCCTAGAAGAGAGAGAAAGAGCTTTGCTTTCGTCTCAGACTACGAGTAACAGCATTGATATTAAACCCAACGTGAAAGTTAAAAAAGAAGTCTCTAGTAATGAGGaacaatttaatgaatacCCATTGAGGGCCGTATCAAAGGAATCCTTGGAGAATATGAGAACTCATCTTTTAAAGTTTCAGAGTAAGAAAAGAATCAACCCTAATGAATCGTTTCATCCACCAATTAGATTGCATAGAAAGGACACCAGAAACTTACAATTCCAATTGACAAGAGCTGAAATTGTCCAAAGACAACGtgaaattcaagaatataagaaaaaaCAATTGCAACCACAGCAATCACAGCTGCAAAAGGCATCTCAAACTCCTAACTCAGTTAATACCGCAAATCAGACACCATCCGTTTCTGCAACACCCGCTGTTGTTGGCTCATCCACAACTAACGCCACACCAGGGTTACAAACATCAGCAGCTTCTGCTACAACAGACACAACAAACCAACCCCCAATAGTAAATGGTATTGTAGATGGTCCTACCACTACTGCTCCCACTGCAGTAGCCTCTAACGGCACAGAAGCCTCAACAACCGCTGTACCAATGATTACTCAATTAGAAGAAGCAGGTATGGCAGAAGATCCAACTAAAGTTGGGATGGTTAAATATGATGGCAAAGAATCTGAATTACAAGAGGAGGCTACTGTGGATCCATTCGCAGATGTGTCTCCAGATGGTGGTGGTAGAGCCAAGAGAGGtaattcaagaagaaagacaAGACAACTAAAAGTACTAGATGAAAATGCTAAGAAATTAAGATTCGAAGAATTTTATCCCTGGGTTATGGAAGATTACGATGGTTATAATACTTGGGTTGGGTCATATGAAGCAGGTAACTCTGACTCATATGTCTTATTGAGTGTGGAAGACGATGGTAGTTTTACTATGATTCCGGCAGATAAAGTTTATAAATTTACTGCTAGAAATAAATATGCTACATTAACAATCGAGGAAGCTGAAAAAAGAATGGATAAGAAGAGTGGTGAAGTTCCTCGTTGGTTGATGAAACATTTAGACAATATTGGGACTACTACGACAAGATATGATAGAacaaagagaagattaaAAGCCGTTGCTGATCAACGTAATgctgatgaagatgaggcACATGACGATAACTCGGAAGTGGAATTAGattatgatgaagaatttgccgatgatgaagaagctCCAATTATTGACGGtaatgaacaagaaaataaagaatcagAACAACGtataaagaaagaaatgcTACAGGCAAATGCCATGGGGTTACGTGATGACGAGCAACTAcctgatgaagaagatgctgatgatttattcaacgaaaagaaaattgatgaagaaggagaaagAATCAAGAAGGCATTGCAAAAAACAGAATTAGCTGCTTTATACTCTTCtgacgatgatgaaatcAATCCATACTTGTCAGAATCTGAAACAGAGAATAAGGAggagaatgaaaaaatcaagaaagaaGACAATGAGAACGAGGGTAAGGAAAAATTGTCTAGAAAGTCATCaccaagaaagaaatcCCCAAGTGTGACAGCACCACGTCTTAGAGTGAAAAGTATCAAGGATTGTATTATCATATTAAAGGGTAGTaaaaaacttttgaaaaatttcccCAAGGGTCAATGGAATCCAAATGTGAATAAACGTAAGAGAGAAGAAAGCATGGGACCTGAGACACaaataaaagaagaacCACAGGCAAATAatgcttcttcaatttcaaaatctccATTGATCAAACAAGAGGAACCACCATCTAAGAAGATAAAAACAGAACCCACGGAGAATGGCACAATTCCGTTAATAACAGAGCAAGACATCATTGACGCTATTGGTGATGGCAAAGTTAATGTTAAAGAGTTTGGAAAGGGTATCAGGAAGAAATACCCAGGTCCTGAAAATAAGAAGTTAATGTTTGCCATTGTTAAGAAATTATGTAGAAAAGTGGACAACGAGCATATGGAGcttaaaaaataa